A window of the Scophthalmus maximus strain ysfricsl-2021 chromosome 8, ASM2237912v1, whole genome shotgun sequence genome harbors these coding sequences:
- the tmc5 gene encoding transmembrane channel-like protein 5 yields MTSYSNGGFFNAAYHDSDTLEVDRRYSSKSNHTNPYAREDPTWRGDRAETHNRSAGQTTGGDDAMARVPWRGWQGESWRGIESIPMGLISTRPGSPSWRHDLNHSTFQINPDPQYDRSPAVRLPPSMSGNTTMRWRGVTMRRMSMFPGSDPSNLAFTEDAIRHEMENEEQNLVKKLVALSTRERIRDIRDLPMSCEEKKHIRSQVLAFKSAKQSRQFTCFTDCSENVSLFFRRCGYSIRSVRQTLELWQGIMKEIGGKFGTSVLSYFLFLKWLLMFNIFSFLVNFGFITIPLLVYDPLPSIPPNVSFRGLEILTGAGYFNYTVMYYGSYSNETLVGLVEYNMQLAYFFTIAVYMVLCGIALILSMASSFKTNYVLAAPASSGAWQLLCSWDFNITNERAVRQRKNNLRVQLKESLSEKAQRELLTLSEKLKHFGVYLGCWLLSTGLAVGCGASIYYLCQYEQQRAGDAAGRSLLREAETLLVPFVVSLMNLVVPLFYSLFYKFEHYSSQRRQIYALVVRNVLLRMSILAVLCYYWMNVVARTHSCWESVVGQALYRLVIFDFLFLMLGSFFGEFLSKVIGTTLLPSLGVPEFDIARNVLELIYAQTLAWIGIYFSPLLPAIQIVKFFILFYLKKVSLTQNCQPPRRTGRAAQMQTTFIALLFFPFFVGALSMVAYTAWRLTPSEQCGPFRGLNNTFSVVGVWMDDLEEIPGSQWVVWIYQNVIRSEIFYFLITLIILVIIYMFWQVTKGRKELICLLKQQIVNEGKDKSFLLDKLQNLQKSQPNKPKLKNQKRHTGRRSGDHPSGGQSGSNAMFQALLARQQQEEEERRTDGGVPVPSDISTSSALMQAMLARQRADGQVEDLYQMPDKHPSPSGALAQAMHSRQRAEGQERDEYYATAGFSENPVSGPSAVMQAMQARQRAEGDTADDRDDPTSSVSSVMMQVMQARQRAEEEEEEEGDRPQWAPAHPQNPVPPGTSALIQAMLARQQAQNEYDDGY; encoded by the exons ATGACAAGTTACAGCAACGGCGGATTTTTCAACGCTGCTTACCATGACAGCGACACTCTCGAAGTTGACAGGAG GTATTCCAGCAAAAGCAACCACACCAACCCCTATGCCAGGGAAGACCCGACCTGGCGCGGTGACCGGGCAGAGACGCACAACAGGTCCGCCGGTCAGACGACCGGCGGTGATGATGCTATGGCGAGAGTGCCCTGGAGGGGCTGGCAGGGGGAGAGCTGGAGGGGGATAGAGAGCATCCCCATGGGCCTCATCTCGACGCGCCCTGGAAGCCCTTCATGGCGGCATGACCTCA ATCACAGCACATTTCAAATCAACCCTGACCCTCAGTATGATCGATCCCCAGCAGTCCGACTTCCTCCGTCAATGTCAG GTAACACGACGATGAGATGGAGGGGAGTCACAATGAGAAGGATGAGCATGTTCCCAGGCAGTGATCCTTCCAATCTAGCGTTCACAGAGGATGCCATCAGGCACGAGATGGAGAACG aggaacagaacCTGGTCAAGAAACTCGTCGCCCTGTCAACACGAGAGCGAATACGGGATATTCGGGATCTTCCAATGAGctgtgaggaaaagaaacataTCAG GAGCCAAGTACTGGCGTTCAAGTCCGCCAAGCAATCTCGCCAGTTCACATGTTTCACCGATTGCTCTGAAAATGTGTCGCTG tttttccgCAGGTGCGGCTACAGCATCAGGTCGGTCAGGCAGACCCTGGAACTGTGGCAGGGCATCATGAAGGAGATTGGTGGCAAATTTGGCACCAGTGTGCTGTCCTATTTCCTGTTCCTCAAGTGGCTGCTCATGTTCAACATTTTCTCCTTCCTGGTCAACTTCGGCTTCATCACCATCCCGCTGCTCGTTTACGACCCCTTACCCAGCATACCTCCAAATGTGAGCTTCAGGGGCCTGGAGATACTGACTGGAGCT GGTTACTTCAACTACACTGTCATGTACTATGGGAGCTACAGCAACGAGACGCTCGTGGGTCTGGTGGAGTACAACATGCAGCTGGCCTATTTCTTCACGATTGCAGTCTACATGGTGCTGTGTGGAATTGCACTCATTTTAAG CATGGCAAGCTCATTTAAGACAAACTATGTACTAGCAGCGCCGGCTTCGAGCGGCGCATGGCAGCTTTTGTGCAGCTGGGATTTTAATATAACCAATGAGAGAGCAGTGCGGCAGCGCAAGAACAACCTCCGCGTCCAGCTCAAG GAGTCTTTGTCAGAGAAGGCCCAGAGGGAGCTGCTAACCCTCTCTGAAAAACTGAAGCACTTTGGGGTTTATCTGGGTTGCTGGCTCCTCTCCACTGGCTTAGCTGTTGGCTGTGGAGCCAGCATCTACTATCTCTGCCAATATGAACAGCAG AGAGCAGGCGATGCTGCCGGCCGGTCTCTGCTTCGGGAGGCAGAGACTCTCCTGGTTCCCTTCGTGGTGTCACTGATGAACCTGGTTGTCCCACTCTTCTACTCCCTCTTCTACAAGTTTGAGCACTACTCCAGCCAGCGGCGACAGATCTACGCACTCGTAGTCAG GAACGTCTTACTCAGAATGTCTATTCTGGCTGTCTTGTGTTATTACTGGATGAACGTGGTGGCCAGGACGCATTCG TGTTGGGAGTCCGTGGTGGGACAGGCTTTGTACCGTCTGGTCATTTTCGACTTCCTCTTTCTGATGCTGGGATCCTTCTTTGGAGAGTTCCTTAGCAA GGTAATTGGGACCACATTACTACCGAGTCTGGGGGTTCCAGAGTTCGACATTGCCAGAAATGTGCTTGAACTCATCTATGCACAGACTCTGGCCTG GATTGGAATCTACTTCTCTCCCCTGCTGCCTGCCATCCAGATTGTCAAatttttcatcttgttttaCCTGAAGAAG GTCAGCCTGACCCAGAACTGCCAGCCGCCGCGGCGAACCGGCAGGGCGGCTCAGATGCAAACAACCTTCATcgccctcctcttcttccccttcttcgtGGGAGCCTTGTCCATGGTTGCATACACTGCCTGGAG ACTGACTCCCTCAGAGCAGTGTGGTCCTTTCCGGGGACTCAACAACACCTTCAGTGTGGTCGGAGTCTGGATGGACGACCTGGAGGAGATCCCTGGTTCTCAGTGGGTCGTCTGGATCTACCAAAATGTCATCAGGAGTGAAATCTTCTACTTCCTCATCACACTCATCATCCT GGTCATCATATACATGTTCTGGCAAGTCACCAAGGGCCGCAAGGAGCTTATTTGTCTACTGAAACAGCAGATTGTTAAT GAGGGGAAAGACAAGTCCTTCTTGCTGGACAAGCTCCAGAACCTCCAGAAGTCTCAGCCTAACAAACCCAAGCTGAAGAATCAAAAAAGG CACACCGGACGACGTTCAGGTGACCACCCCTCAGGCGGTCAGTCCGGCTCAAATGCCATGTTTCAGGCTTTGCTCGCTcgccagcagcaggaggaagaagagagacggaCCGACGGTGGAGTTCCGGTTCCCTCCGACATCTCCACCTCCAGCGCCCTGATGCAGGCCATGTTGGCCCGTCAGAGAGCCGACGGCCAGGTGGAAGATTTGTACCAGATGCCTGATAAACACCCGTCACCCTCCGGTGCGCTCGCACAGGCCATGCACAGCAGGCAGAGGGCAGAGGGTCAAGAGAGGGATGAATACTACGCCACAGCAGGCTTTTCAGAAAACCCTGTCAGCGGACCCAGCGCCGTCATGCAGGCGATGCAAGCCAGGCAGAGAGCGGAGGGAGACACGGCAGACGATAGGGATGACCCAACATCCTCCGTGTCGAGTGTTATGATGCAAGTCATGCAAGCCAGgcagagagcggaggaggaggaggaggaggagggggacaggcCTCAGTGGGCCCCTGCTCACCCACAAAACCCAGTTCCCCCAGGCACCAGTGCTCTCATCCAGGCCATGTTGGCCCGGCAACAGGCCCAGAACGAGTACGATGATGGTTACTGA
- the nomo gene encoding LOW QUALITY PROTEIN: nodal modulator 1 (The sequence of the model RefSeq protein was modified relative to this genomic sequence to represent the inferred CDS: deleted 2 bases in 1 codon) translates to MEVDSVFYTDRIGVTSNPLLDQLPSYQSLLYRRKSSTGGAKRRGSSRTRLSSSGSGKWGVSTVSRQEERQKAQMEQRPIRELAKTMAEKRRDKTQRLEEAGELSSWRQWRQSTRRNLRRLKDDAKGWLSSLQLWRGEIHVIEGMFGTGILSYFSFLRFLVMLNLIIFLVMFSFVMLPIIIAPLASGNTTYNLNDGSVCSVYPSSSRRGLVIFHEHITDLLSGGGFLEQTYLFYGYYKVDKIQFSKATYNLPLAYLLATVAYLFLSLIWIVKRSATGFKRSLVQDEDRFQSFCNKIFAGWDFCITNDNASRLKRSSLLYELRTDLEEERIKQKIADRTRKEKCRIYAIRFLLNLFVIGVLAGCFYSIYVATIFSQEAQLNKAKGNFIVDLIDEYLPSIVITMANFITPLLFSVIISFEDYSPAFEIRFTLIRCVFMRLTSVGVLLFSLWSQITKCDEEPCICGYNHLLYSCWETRVGQEMYKLTIFDFIIIVAVTIFVEFPRKLIVKHCDCGLARWWGQQEFAIPQNVLEMVYGQTICWIGTFYCPMLPAICTIKYFFIFYIKKVSLMNNCRPATRPFRASSANFFFLAVLLIGLALACLPVTVSVAQINCSQACGPFVNYTTSWEVLPTTVSHMPDGVQTLLFALSSEAFAVSFFVVTCLAMFYVIALAGAHKRVINQLREQLAMEGRDKRFLIQKLCQAQRPSAIKSAGSNVRHRSSSSSSSYHTSFSNNFDEAVFLAHSPPDSSTHQLSWCGTGGSVLAARARGTAGKEKEKMLRITIRADMGSLWVLFCIIYSQCWTVSSDDIVVACGGFVKSDVEINYSLIEIKLYTKQGSLKYQTDCAPINGYFMIPLYDKGDFILKIEPPLGWSFEPTSVDLHVDGVSDICTKEEDINFVFTGFSVSGTVLSKGHLLGPAGVEVTLSREGTEEKLQGVVTQPGGKFTFLKVLPGQYDITASHPSWTLEQSSTSVHVSNANSPAADQLLVGGYDVSGEVRSDGEPMKEVTFLLYSATVRGEDVGGCNTTPVEGADSGDSSLVYLCSALSREDGTFMFPSLASGEYTVVPFYRGERITFDVAPSRMNFKVEHNSLKLEPIFRVMGFSVTGRVLNSVEGEGVSDAAVSLNNHIKVVSKEDGSFRLENMTAGTYTIRVSKELMLFEPITVKIAPNTPQLPDIITAGFSVCGQISISRLPEGMKQQGRYKVTLTHQGQDKTSSRTIESDPQGAFCFQAKPGDYSVHVSLPEAEVKAGLALQPQALEVSLVDRPLTDLLFTQFMASVSGKVFCLASCDDLSVILQPVSRQGERRAVALSGSNDILSYSFDNVLPGKYKVSISHEEWCWKHKSMEVEVLDSDVLGVEFRQIGYILRCSLSHAITLEFFQDGSKPENVGMYNLSKGVNRFCLSKPGVYKVTPRSCHQFEQDFYTYDTSAPSILTLTAVRHHMTGLITTDKILDVTVTIKSSIESEPALVLGPLRSLEEQRQEQQLQEIQLRRQERERRAAEEDGGARDDSPPIQEKADELTGPFHYEFSYWARAGEKITVTPSSKELLFYPPEVEATITGESCPGRLVDIAGRAGLFLEGKVSPELQGVEIAITERGATAPLITVATNENGAYNVGPLHSDRQYDISASKEGFILSPVEGTQGDFKAFALAGVTFKIRSEDGLPLSAVLLSLSGGQFRSNLLTQDTGLLTFNNLSPGQYYFKPMMKEFRFEPASQMITVEEGQNLSIDITGIKTAYSCYGAVQSLSGDAERDVAVEAVGQGECSLYSEDTVTDEEGRFRLRGLLPGCKYLIQLRAEGNDHIERALPQHRAIEVGSTDIGGVNIIAFRQINQFDLSGNVITSPEHLPTLSVKLYKSDNLDNPINSVALGQSLFFHFPPLDRDGETYILMLYSTLSRSQYDFTLPQISFTSTGYHKHITLTFNPTRKVPDQDIAQGSYIALPLTLLLLLAAYNHEKVIPLLLQFVNRVQGVRSMAQASGDSAALDEAKRQAKRQKTRRT, encoded by the exons ATGGAGGTCGACTCAG TATTCTACACTGATCGTATTGGAGTCACCAGTAACCCTCTGCTGGACCAGTTGCCCAGCTACCAGTCGCTGCTGTACCGCAGGAAGTCGTCGACTGGTGGCGCCAAGCGAAGGGGCAGCTCCAGAACTCGGCTCAGCTCCTCCGGCAGCGGGAAATGGGGCGTGAGCACGGtcagcagacaggaagagaggcagAAGGCGCAGATGGAGCAGAGACCCATCAGGGAACTAGCCAAGACCATGGCGGAGAAGCGCAGAGACAA GACGCAGCGCCTGGAGGAGGCCGGGGAGCTTAGCAGCTGGAGACAGTGGAGGCAGAGCACCCGCAGGAATCTGAGGAGGCTGAAGGATGATGCCAAAGGCTGGCTGAGCTCCCTGCAGCTGTGGAGGGGAGAAATCCATGTGATAGAGG GGATGTTCGGCACGGGGATCCTGTCTTACTTCTCCTTCCTGCGCTTCCTGGTCATGCTCAACTTGATCATCTTTCTGGTCATGTTCAGCTTCGTCATGTTGCCCATCATCATTGCCCCACTTGCTTCCGGGAATACCACATACAACCTGAATGATG gcagtgtgtgcagtgtgtatcCAAGCAGTTCTCGGCGAGGCCTGGTCATCTTCCATGAACACATTACCGATCTGCTGTCTGGTGGA GGCTTCCTGGAACAGACCTATCTTTTCTACGGCTACTACAAGGTGGACAAAATCCAATTCTCAAAAGCCACTTATAATTTGCCACTGGCATACCTGTTGGCCACCGTGGCATACCTGTTCCTCAGCCTCATCTGGATCGTTAAAAG gTCTGCCACGGGATTCAAACGCAGCCTGGTTCAGGACGAGGATCGCTTCCAGAGTTTTTGCAACAAGATATTTGCTGGCTGGGACTTCTGCATCACCAACGACAACGCGTCAAGGCTGAAGAGAAGCAGTCTGCTTTATGAGCTCAGG ACGGATTTGGAAGAAGAGAGGATCAAGCAGAAGATAGCGGATCGCACCCGCAAAGAGAAGTGTCGGATTTACGCCATCCGCTTCCTCCTCAACCTTTTTGTCATCGGTGTGTTGGCCGGTTGCTTCTACAGCATTTATGTTGCAACCATCTTCTCCCAGGAAGCACAATTAAATAAAGCAAAG GGGAATTTCATTGTGGATCTCATCGACGAGTATCTGCCGTCGATTGTTATCACCATGGCCAACTTCATCACCCCACTCCTCTTCTCCGTCATCATCAGCTTTGAGGACTACTCCCCCGCCTTCGAGATCCGCTTCACTCTCATAAG GTGCGTCTTCATGCGGTTGACAAGTGTCGGAGttttgctcttctctctctggtcgCAGATCACTAAATGTGACGAGGAGCCCTGTATCTGTGGCTACAACCACTTGCTTTACTCT TGCTGGGAGACCCGGGTTGGACAGGAGATGTACAAACTCACCATCTttgacttcatcatcatcgtcgcgGTCACCATCTTTGTGGAGTTTCCCCGGAA GCTGATCGTGAAGCACTGTGACTGTGGCCTGGCTAGGTGGTGGGGCCAGCAGGAGTTTGCCATTCCTCAGAATGTGCTCGAGATGGTCTACGGTCAGACCATCTGCTGGATCGGCACCTTCTACTGCCCGATGCTGCCCGCCATCTGCACCATCAAATACTTCTTCATCTTCTACATcaaaaag GTATCGTTGATGAATAACTGCCGACCGGCCACGCGTCCATTTCGCGCTTCTAGCGCCAACTTCTTCTTCCTCGCAGTGCTGCTGATTGGCCTGGCTCTGGCCTGTTTGCCTGTCACCGTCAGCGTGGCACA AATAAACTGTTCCCAGGCCTGTGGACCATTTGTTAACTACACCACATCCTGGGAGGTGCTGCCGACTACAGTCTCCCACATGCCTGATGGGGTCCAAACCCTGCTCTTCGCTCTCTCATCAGAGGCCTTTGCAGTCTCCTTCTTTGTCGTTACGTG tttGGCCATGTTTTATGTGATCGCGCTAGCTGGAGCTCACAAGAGAGTCATTAACCAGCTCAGGGAGCAGCTAGCCATG GAGGGCCGTGACAAACGCTTCCTGATCCAGAAGCTGTGCCAGGCCCAGAGGCCCTCAGCCATCAAATCTGCAGGGTCCAACGTTCGgcaccgcagcagcagcagcagcagcagctaccaCACCAGCTTCTCCAACAATTTCGACGAGGCAGTGTTCCTCGCACACTCACCTCCAGACTCCTCCACACAT CAGCTCAGCTGGTGCGGAACCGGAGGCAGCGTGCTG GCGGCTCGGGCTCGGGGGACAGccggaaaagaaaaagaaaaaatgttgcgAATTACGATCCGGGCTGACATGGGATCCCTGTGGGTGTTGTTCTGCATCATCTACTCGCAGTGCTGGACCGTGTCCTCCGACGACATCGTCGTGGCGTGCGGGGGGTTCGTCAAGTCCGACGTGGAAATCAACTACTCTCTCATCGAG ATTAAACTGTACACAAAACAAGGATCCTTGAAATATCAAACGGATTGTGCTCCGATCAATGGCTACTTCATGATCCCGCTCTATGACAAG GGAGACTTTATTTTGAAGATTGAACCTCCTCTCGGGTGGAGCTTCG AGCCAACCAGTGTCGACCTGCACGTGGACGGAGTTAGTGACATCTGTACAAAAGAGGAAGACATCAACTTTGTTTTCACTGGCTTTTCTGTCTCGGGAACG GTTCTGAGTAAGGGTCATCTGCTGGGTCCGGCAGGCGTAGAAGTCACACTGAGCCGAGAGGGAACCGAGGAGAAACTCCAGGGTGTCGTCACACAGCCCGGAGGAAA GTTCACCTTCCTCAAAGTACTTCCTGGACAATACGACATCACAGCTTCCCATCCCTCTTGGACTCTGGAGCAG AGTTCTACCTCAGTGCACGTCTCCAATGCCAATTCCCCGGCCGCTGACCAGCTGCTGGTTGGAGGCTACGACGTCTCGGGGGAGGTCCGCAGTGATGGAGAGCCCATGAAAGAGGTCACCTTCCTGCTGTACTCGGCCACAGTCAGGggagag GACGTCGGTGGCTGTAACACAACCCCAGTGGAGGGGGCGGATTCTGGGGACAGCTCCCTGGTCTACCTGTGCAGCGCTCTGTCCAGGGAAGATGGCACTTTCATGTTCCCGTCTCTGGCCAGCGGAGAGTACACTGtg GTACCTTTCTACAGAGGTGAGAGAATCACTTTTGATGTCGCTCCATCTAGAATGAATTTCAAGGTTGAGCACAACAGTTTGAAGCTCGAG CCCATCTTCCGAGTCATGGGCTTCTCCGTGACGGGCCGAGTTCTCAACAGTGTCGAGGGGGAGGGTGTGTCTGATGCCGCAGTGTCCCTCAACAACCACATCAAGG TCGTCAGCAAGGAGGACGGCTCTTTCCGGTTGGAGAACATGACAGCTGGTACCTACACCATCCGCGTCAGCAAGGAGCTGATGCTCTTCGAGCCAATCACGGTGAAGATTGCCCCTAACACGCCTCAACTTCCTGACATCATCACAGCAGG gttcagtgtgtgtggccAGATCTCCATCAGCCGCCTGCCTGAGGGCATGAAGCAGCAGGGACGCTACAAAGTCACCCTGACACACCAGGGCCAAGACAAGACCTCCAGCCGGACCATCGAGTCTGACCCTCAGGGGGCCTTCTGCTTTCAGGCCAAACCTGGAGACTACAGCGTCCAT GTGTCTCTCCCGGAGGCAGAGGTGAAAGCAGGCCTGGCTCTGCAGCCTCAAGCCCTGGAGGTCTCCCTGGTGGACCGGCCCCTCACTGACCTCCTTTTCACCCAGTTCATGGCTTCTGTCTCTGGAAAAGTTTTCTGTCTCG CATCCTGCGATGACCTCTCGGTAATcctgcaaccagtgagtcggCAGGGTGAGAGGAGGGCGGTAGCTCTGTCCGGCAGCAACGACATCCTCAGCTACTCCTTTGACAACGTCCTGCCTGGAAAATACAAAG TGAGTATTTCTCATGAGGAGTGGTGCTGGAAGCACAAGTCCATGGAAGTGGAAGTTCTGGATTCGGACGTCTTGGGGGTGGAGTTCAGACAGATTGGCTACATCCTGCGCTGCTCCCTCTCCCATGCCATCACTTTG GAGTTCTTCCAAGATGGCAGCAAACCCGAGAACGTCGGCATGTACAACCTCTCTAAGGGGGTGAACCGCTTCTGCCTCTCCAAGCCTG GTGTTTACAAAGTCACCCCTCGTTCCTGCCATCAGTTTGAGCAGGATTTCTACACCTATGATAC CTCGGCCCCCAGCATCCTCACCCTCACTGCAGTGCGGCATCACATGACTGGGCTCATCACCACTGACAAGATTCTAGACGTCACAGTTACCATCAA GTCGTCCATCGAGAGCGAGCCGGCGCTGGTGCTGGGTCCCCTCCGGAGCCTGGAGGAGCAGCGGCAGGAGCAGCAACTGCAAGAGATCCAGCTCCGCCGCCAGGAACGGGAGCGCCGTGCCGcagaggaggacggaggtgCGAGGGACGACAGCCCGCCAATCCAAGAGAAGGCCGACGAGCTGACAGGCCCATTCCACTATGAGTTCTCCTACTGGGCCAG GGCAGGAGAGAAGATCACAGTGACTCCCTCTTCCAAGGAACTGCTGTTCTACCCACCTGAAGTAGAGGCCACTATCACTGGAG AGTCCTGTCCTGGTCGGCTAGTAGACATCGCAGGGCGGGCCGGTCTCTTCCTGGAGGGCAAGGTCTCACCAGAGCTGCAGGGTGTAGAGATCGCCATCACTGAAAGAGGAGCCACTGCACCGCTCATTACCGTGGCCACTAACGAGAATGGAGCATACAA CGTGGGTCCACTTCACAGCGACCGGCAGTACGACATCAGCGCCAGCAAAGAGGGTTTCATCCTGAGTCCTGTGGAGGGAACCCAGGGGGATTTCAAGGCGTTCGCTCTGGCTGGCGTCACCTTCAAG ATCCGATCAGAGGACGGCCTGCCTCTGTCTGCGGTCCTGCTGTCTCTGAGTGGAGGACAGTTTCGCTCCAACCTTTTGACCCAGGACACTGGACTGCTCACCTTTAATAACCTG AGCCCTGGTCAGTACTACTTCAAGCCCATGATGAAGGAGTTCCGCTTCGAGCCGGCGTCTCAGATGATCACAGTGGAGGAAGGTCAAAACCTCAGTATCGACATAACCGGCATCAAGACTGCATACAG CTGCTATGGAGCGGTACAGTCTCTTAGTGGGGATGCAGAGCGGGACGTCGCCGTGGAGGCGGTGGGTCAGGGGGAGTGTAGCCTCTACAGCGAGGACACCGTCACTGACGAGGAGGGCCGCTTCAGACTCAGGGGTTTGCTG CCGGGTTGTAAGTATCTGATCCAACTTCGCGCTGAGGGCAACGACCACATCGAGAGGGCTCTGCCCCAACACAGAGCTATAGAG GTTGGTAGCACTGACATTGGCGGGGTCAACATCATCGCCTTCAGGCAGATCAATCAGTTTGACCTCAGCGGAAACGTCATCACGTCCCCTGAACATCTCCCAACACTATCG GTGAAGCTGTATAAGAGTGACAATCTGGACAATCCGATCAACAGCGTCGCCCTGGGACAGTCGCTCTTCTTCCACTTCCCTCCTctggacagagacggagag accTATATTCTGATGCTGTATTCCACGCTGTCCCGCTCACAGTACGACTTCACCCTGCCCCAGATCTCCTTCACGTCCACCGGCTACCACAAGCACATCACGCTCACCTTCAACCCCACT CGTAAAGTGCCTGACCAGGACATTGCCCAAGGCTCCTACATAGCTCTGCCCCTcacgctgctgctcctcttggCAGCGTACAACCATGAGAAG GTGATCCCACTCCTGTTGCAGTTCGTGAACCGGGTCCAGGGAGTGAGGAGCATGGCCCAAGCCAGCGGGGACAGTGCTGCCCTGGACGAAGCCAAACGCCAGGCCAAGAGACAGAAAACCAGGCGCACATGA